tttgagctctatccctaagagcaagagtgaggggaggacggtgatatgtcgGAATCTGCTGAAACTGAGTCCGGGTAATGctcggatccttcaccatgaagtactcatcagcaAAACACCCTATTTTGATGATGGCCTTGTCATCCGTAccgctcaaccacttgaagcctggctgagagaagtagaagtacccagacttgccttgcttgggggtagacttcaggtcgAAGAACCAGGCGACCTCGTGGGGGGAAGGAGCATCCCATCCTTGGGAAGTGTAGAGGACAAAGAGAgcggacaaatacttaatgccctttggAGTAATTTGGGCAGGGTAGAGACCaaagaagtctgccacatccCTGAAGTACTTGTGCAAGGGCATCAGCGCCCCTTCCTGGCCGTGAGCCCCAGACCAGGCGCACATTCCCTTATCAGGATTTGTGGCACGATTGtcgtgggcgggaatgtagcagtccagctcgcccaggTACCCTTCCTGGTCGAGAGTTAGAAGGCGTGCCTCCgaaatcttggacggaggacttacccacctggcgcccaaggcaccctacctcctatgaggaaccgcctcaacaagctcctcactgacgtagtccacgccctcaaccaggacgtctccgtcagcatcgactggctgcccagcctcattgtactccccGAAGTTAGGGGGTTCaacctcttcctctccctccgcCTCGGAAGGACTGCCCTGATGCGCATCCTCTAGCTACTCAACCTCctggacctcagcgtccccCTCACGATCCTCCTCCATCGGGACGGCCGAATCCTGTTCGGCGTCGGGCAGAGTGGCAAGCTGAGACACTTGAGGATCAAAAGCGTCGGCCAGACGCgtggttttctttgtacgagccatcatcctatggctatgtaaagcccgcttagttaatttgaaaattatcggttaattatgattaattatgaaattatttatagctatttaaataatttattgctgttatttatggaattcagaaatgcatggttatgttattcagtagttttcatattttgcattttcggtgcccggtattttggaactcggcgtttggctcagtagaaatcacaatttagtatgttagtagtttggggacgggttttagacattgggaatgtcgggattggccgggaatttagaatttcccaaaaatacccctttagtatgatttatgtgattttatggtggaggggcaaaatggtcttttttctccattagtgttttgtcttttagtggctttttatttgaaaattaaatgtttatttttaatgtttacttggctgaaatggaatATGATAAGTGGCATTATgtgtttttctttcatttttacaaaacacttagaaaaaaattagaaaaactctctcaaagctctctctctttacGGCTGAAGCATTGGGGTGCATGAAGTTGATTTTCTATTTGATTTTCAAGCAAACTCTCATCCattctaagcattcttcaagctaggttagcttctcttgatttcttctttaaaattatgaaaaaaatggtgaaatattgggtaaatgcatgcttttgtggctgttattattgctgtgttttgttgttgatttctgaggtgtaaagcatgtttaattgaagttatttgagctgttttgaagcatgttagttaggttgtgtaaagctttgagttttctatgcaaaaagttatgatttttgaagaaatgttgtgtaatctgttactatgttgttgctgttgttcttgtttgttttcagaagcttattcatgcatatttaggtagaattaaccaggtttgattgcatgtttgtgagatttgctcaagtttgagtttagaactcaaagcttgagctttaatggcaatttgtgtatctgtgatttctgggttagtttgatgccttggatttgttctttggggtatttagagcaggtctggaaggtttggaataaattgggtttgatttggttgagctaggaatttttgaaaaaattcctgcgaggaaccggaattccggttgtgcaaccggaattccggatgagggtccgaTAATTCCCGAACGGAATTAGGTTGGGCAACCGTACgtcggttggggaattttcgagaaccgtgtttttcctcgtttttatgttttaaggggtattgccatgctttttatcgatagggaaacttttagttcctagtttaagtcccgggaagtgatttagcgtgtcaacttatagcgttgtgatttttatggtttaggagccgatgtccgccactcagctaaagttctagtcaggttgaccggcacacctgaattcggaatccaggtaagattagtataacagtatgcatatgtagattacatgtttagcgtgcatgtaggaagcctattagattacattagttgtatgttggcttcgaaccatccaaccctgtcacgtcggtacgagtggagtatgaccgacggcggagtatgaccaggtttGGCCGtcagtgacatttggttggtggttccgtgctattgacctatcccgtcggtacggtggagtatgacccgacggcggagtatgaccggttcgaccgatcaggaggatacttgtcaatagtaccgtccttgtgaacgttcaaaactcagtaccatgttggacatggcagtagtggctcagtaccatgttggacatggcagtagcgggattcagtatcgtgttggacacggcagttagaattatgtatgagtattattatgcttttcttgcgagtacgtcgactcacagtttacgtttatgtgtaggtaaaggcaaggctaaagctgatgggccgtgagcgagcttgtgaagattgtacatgtcggggcggttaggcctggagcgtacgatcctcgggacagcaaggctgatttttgtaactggttgtTAGaggacctttattttatgtaatagttaaacagttaaaactttttgtaaataattttataatcgggatcccgagtcttttgtaatattgttttataagtttaattaaaaaagcaaaattttaattaatcacgtttttccataaacctcgttgattagcaacgagctgcacagtacgtttaaaaatcacgtaatacgcctatggtagttagggtgttacaggctAGGTACACGGTCAAAAGAGTTTCCTTCGCTAGGAGGACTAGCACGAAGACGAGGATGAACCTcatgcagaagttgaagcaaatcctgGTCGATCTGATGCCCgagttcccaagactcacctgggttcatctacaaaagacaacacacaagatgagtgttggacggagtatcaaacgagaaacaagcaaatatgccgactagaagtactcaacagattaaagaatgaCTGTGtctaaagaaaagtcaaaactcaagaagtcagaaagtTTTCTTGGGTTAGGGcgaaaaagttcatgaagcttagaataagcaagatggaaGACATACACAATGTGGGTCAAAGACAAGCTCTATGGCTGTAAGCCCACATGAAGACGTGGTAAAGAAGAGTCGCAGAAGTTTCTAACCCTAGGGTTTTCCTAAGCATTCTTTCTACAACATAGTTGCATTCAAAGTGTAAACATGCAAAGAAAAGTATAAAGGAAATCGAtaacttactcaaagattcgaaTGTCTGAGTTCAAGCAAACCAGCAATCGTTTGAAGGCACTTCGGCAACTTTGAGGCCAGAAAATTCTCTTTTCGCTATGGAGTTTACTTAACAACGAAGGGTGATAAAATGAGTTATGTGCCAGTActatgggtatttataggcaaagggGGAACTGTATCAAAAGGAACCTTAGATTCCTCGGCTTCCCACCtcaaaagcgaatatgggaaatcaaaagtaattgagtgcaaccgtcagctgtggagagagaaaatcggatttcaaaatattaattgtcagagcattaattagctgaaaaaccgaagggacgcccagcagcttcacatcgagtctcgaacggtcatgctcgacacgtgtccccatccaaaggcagagccagcttggaataagtctacacgcaacctcagaggtcccgtacagacttggggggcaaatgttttcccaaattttgcactctaacgtggcatcacgggaatggtgacacgtggagtccacttggagcatctgctcggAATGATagaccgagcaggatgcctcgctgacACATCCAGAATGAGATattcaacgagccgtgcagggcaatcaacacttagcgaatttagctttcacatcatgagtcatcaactcaatccctacaactcagggatcagcttacgtggatatggcatacacacgatcccactatcagtgtactcaatctcaatcccacgatccttgcattcaacaTTGATCACATGATCTTTCtctttatgcgcattgtaacgagagaggaaactcttcctcctcaaatttcccagccctataaatagtgaggaatattcactgggcaagggaCGGAGAAATTATAAGCTGATACGCAGCTAAGCTAAGGCTatactattatctaagaattatatattcagagatactgttgtaagagctataagaaaaagaaacttcttctttgttcttaagtcaatacaaataacgaggattaggctattaccgaactgctcagggctgaacctctataaaattcctgtgtcttattattgctttctcATATATactcattacgacatatcgtttatcgcttatcaaaaagactcattgtcgttggctaaaagcgaagtcaacaaggcattttagaaaaaaatttagtctaatttttttttcatgatcgcGTACGTTGTTGCTATTTAGAACcacttataaattttaaaaaaatttcagtttAGTTTACAGTGTTGTAAATTAgattaaaacaatgaaaaattTTGTAGTAGACCCCCCTAAAGAGTCGTTCTGGTAGACCCCTTATCTGTTTGAGCATTGAACTTTTTTTCTTAGTCTAATTTCATTTTATGATCGCGTTCGTTGTAGCTATTTAGGACTACttgtaaatttttacaaaattctaaATAGTTTATAATGCTGGAAATAAGGTTTAAACAGTTATTAACCACGCGTAtaagaaaaatcaaaaaaatgcttaaattttatttcggcattgtaaactattcaaaaaaattaaaaaattaacatgtggtcctaaataactataacatacacgatcataaaaaaaatcagcaattttttttaaagtgccGAAACAAATAGGAGATCTACCGAAACAAATAGGAGATCTACCGAAACACTCTTTTAAGAGGGTGTACTGTAGACTTATTACTTATTACTcctataagaaaaaataatcgtgcatataacaaaatatataaatcttattttcaatattataaactactgaaatttttttaaaaaatttataagtaatcttaaataactataacatatacgatcataaaaaaaaattactaaattttttttctgtaTGTTGAAACAGATAAGGGGTCTACCAAAATATTCATTTAAAGAGATGCACTATAGACTTGTccatatatactatttttatttaaaaatcattTGTAAAGTTTACTGTGTTTTCTGTTAGTTGTTTGTTAcatgttaaattttatttggtaatttttaaattttaattaatttgcatTTCTGTTGGTGATTTATTAGCAAGTTTTGTAGCTATTATTTCATTGTCTGATTCAAAATTACAATTACATActtatactttaaatttaaagaaaatacaGAATGCTTTTGGAAGTTGAGGATAATGCCTTTCAAAGGATAATCTCATAATTTCATACTAAAAGACCAAAAAAGCAACTCATATATGACCAACAATTAATTTAGTGAAGCTagtacaataaaataaaagtttaatttagtCGGTTTCCAATTTTTACTAAAATACAATACCCTTGCTTTTAGCCTCACAATTTCATTCATAGGATAAAAAAAGTACATCATTTCTCATCCCAACCACTAAAATTTAATTGAGGAGTCACACACCACAAAATTCAAGTGAGGAACTTCGTAATTAGCCTATTTttaatagtatatataaatatgtatagatTAAATTGCATCAATtatttttacatgtcaatcaatatTTAATCTGcacaaatataaattttgaatttttcaattcaatccaatccaatctgtaTAAGTACGGATATCCAAATTTTACAAATTAGATTGGATTTGATCATGGAGATTAAATTAgattgattattttataaacACTCCTACTCAAGTTTAACTTCCAgttgtatataaatatttaagtttaatttttaacggtaataatacgtaaattatatttttaaaacttccGTAAGTATCTAACCGTTAAATGTCAAGTTAATAACTATGTAGTAATCTCTAATTAGTCAAAgtcattatattttaattattttatttaaaaattaatttaaatatactaataaaaaaaatacgtgAATAATGACGGTATACTTAGCGATCAAttacttatgaaaattttaaaaatataacttatttACTATTGccaatatttatttgcaactcaaaattaaGCCTAAGCATTTACCCCATAAAAATaatagggtgattctacaatgcaccccttaaaagggatgtactggtgcacccttaacttgtttcggcatccaaaaaaaaatttttagtctaatttttttcatattcatgtacgttatagctatttaagataccttataaaattttgaaaaattcggaataatttacaatatagaaaacaatgttcaaacagtctattttacacacgtataaaataaaatagtcacgcgtgcaatacactgtttgaacataattttcgACATGTTAAACATTtccaaattacttaaaattttgcaggatgtcttaaaaaactataacatacatgacaatgagaaaaaatttaactaaaaaattatttcggatgctaaaacagataggagtgcatcaatatatccattttaaaggaatgtattgtagaatttttcaaaataataatagccTACACCAACTAACACTATTTTTCACTTTAATAATCACAACAGCTTCATCGttcatacatttttttttttgaacacacATCGTTCATACATTACATACTGAAAAACCCCATAATCATGGCTTTCTTATACTCTCCTCCACTATCCCTCGCCAGTGCCACCGTCCATTCTTCCCCAGCTCCGAGATTACTCCTCAATTCTTCTCCGACATCAACGTCATTAAATCACCACTTCCCAACCTCCGAACCCCTCACCGCCTTCCACACGCCGTTAACTACTACTTCTGATCCCCAGAAGTGGAGAGTCAGTGTCTCATTCTTTTCTTCACTCTTGCCCAAAAAACGCCAAGAGCTCAAGGAAGAGCTTCTCGAGGCCATTGCCCCTCTTGATCGTGGCGCAGCTGCCACCCCAGAAGACCAGGAGAGAATTGATCgggtttctttctttctttcttttcttttctttatctttttctttttatactaaaCTTTTTGGTTTTGTTGATTTTTGACCTTTCAAATTAATCACATTACTTAAAATGTAAGGAATATTTGTATGGTGTGTGTGTGTGACTGTGTGTTGaggtatgaaaatattattcatGTTTGAATTTTGTATCTGATTGAACACAAATGTTGGCAAGCAAAAGTAAACACTATGGTTGCATTCTTAGGGTTTTATGCTCCTCAATGGAGATCCCCGGAATAATAGCTTGCTTGTGGAACTTGGTACTTTAATGGGGGTACAAATTAGTTGGAAGTaatgaatggaatggaatagaaaggaatcaattttcattttatttctttGTTTGTTTCATTTTAAAGTATGTGTAGAATGAATTCTATTGTGAAATGGAAGGACATAcaatttttatgcattttaatttttagtcaatcttatttctattcttaTGTTTACCCCAAATATTTGGAGGATAATTGTTTTGTATGGATGATAATCAATATCTTGTgtgattttttatggtattaaATGATTAGGCATTgatctataaaaattataaagttGGATTCAACAGAAAGAAAAGGCTGCAGATAGTTATgctagttttattatttatttttttaatgttgatTGTTCTATGGTCCTTTAGGCCTCTTTGATCACTATAATTGTATAACCtactttcattttcattttatttaaatttctaacATAGGATAGATTCTTTTATGGAAAAGTTTGAGCTGTAATTTATCTTGGATACAATTGACATTGTTATTtctaatgtgtgtatatatttttgtgttttgATTCTTGGATTTTCTCTAAATAGATTGCCCGCAAACTTGAAGCAGCTAATCCAACAAAGGAACCACTTAAATCTGATTTATTGAACGGAAAATGGGAACTATTATACACTACGTCAAGATCGATTTCGCAAGCCGGGGTGAATTTCAATTCCTCATTTCACTTTGTTTATGGTTTTTGTTATATCAGATTGTACTTAGTGTTCTTAGTGACAGACAAGTAGAACAACAAACACAAAACTAGAATATTCTAGCCCTGTGCTTGGTCGTGAGCTTAAACCCAAAACTAGAAAATCTTGATTTTATATGCTTACTTTTGTAATGATAAAGTAATTATGTTCTTTTTCACGTAGAATTGTTGCACTGTGTTGGGGATGAAAAATTACAACACACCTCAGGAAAATGCACTCTCTCCATAAAAACATAAACATCTCTTCTTTGTTTCTTCAACTTTTTTATCACAAAAGGTCTGCACATTTTTACATAGTCTCAAATTCTGTAATGTCTTTCCCAGTTATCTTTCTTCTTAGGAATTTTAAAAGGATAATACTTTAGTCATTTTATGTTACTTCATCTTTTTGGCAGTTAGTTTGATCATTTGTTTTTAATACATCAATGGATTTTCTGTTTGGCACAAGAAGAGAATATACTACCAAGACATCAATATGGCAATTGATACTACAGTTTCTTGTCACATTAATAGTAAAATGACCTGTTGACATAAATAATGTTATTATGACAGATACCTAAATTTTTAAGATCAATTGCAAACTACCAAGCTATCAATGTGGACACATGTAGGGCGCAAAATATGGAGTCCTGGCCGTTCTTTAATCAGGTATTGGTTTCTCtattatatttgttaatcaATTCTTGTATTTTTGGCCCCAGCTTCATGATCCATATTTTTGCAATAGAATGTTTGTGTTTTGCTTTTTGCTTGTTTGAAAGCCTTATATCTAAGCCTTTATTTGTTCTTATGAATCATTAATCACCTCCAACTGGTAGTAATTGAGGGAATAGTTTAAGAA
This Cannabis sativa cultivar Pink pepper isolate KNU-18-1 chromosome 6, ASM2916894v1, whole genome shotgun sequence DNA region includes the following protein-coding sequences:
- the LOC115695729 gene encoding probable plastid-lipid-associated protein 4, chloroplastic isoform X1 translates to MAFLYSPPLSLASATVHSSPAPRLLLNSSPTSTSLNHHFPTSEPLTAFHTPLTTTSDPQKWRVSVSFFSSLLPKKRQELKEELLEAIAPLDRGAAATPEDQERIDRIARKLEAANPTKEPLKSDLLNGKWELLYTTSRSISQAGIPKFLRSIANYQAINVDTCRAQNMESWPFFNQVTVDLTPLNSRKVAVKFDYFKIGGLIPFKAPDRFRGELDTTYLDEELRVSRGDLGNLFILKMIDPSYRVPV
- the LOC115695729 gene encoding probable plastid-lipid-associated protein 4, chloroplastic isoform X2, whose amino-acid sequence is MAFLYSPPLSLASATVHSSPAPRLLLNSSPTSTSLNHHFPTSEPLTAFHTPLTTTSDPQKWRVSVSFFSSLLPKKRQELKEELLEAIAPLDRGAAATPEDQERIDRIARKLEAANPTKEPLKSDLLNGKWELLYTTSRSISQAGIPKFLRSIANYQAINVDTCRAQNMESWPFFNQIPFKAPDRFRGELDTTYLDEELRVSRGDLGNLFILKMIDPSYRVPV